TCACGCTTCCTGCGGTATTTGCAGCCCAGGGGGGATGAGCCAAATCTGGACTTCCTCAAGAAGAGCATAGAGACACGAGATTACTTGACAAGATTACGACTGACAGACATGAGCGCAGCCACCATTCTGAAGTACATCCAGAACATGATACGGTTCGTAGGCTTCCTGAAGATAAAGCTGGGTCCGGGAAAGGAAGGCGCAGAGCTCCACTCCATGTGCCAAGCGTACAAGGACCTGCTGCAGACACTGAGGAAGCTGATTGTCAAGGCTTGTGTACATGAAACGGTCACCATAAAGTAAGTGCTATTCATTCGCTATTGTCTTATTACCACTAATGTCTTTGTTGTTTACTACTGTAATcctgagtgtggtgtgtttaaTAACTCGTCCCCCGTTTTTTCTATTATTTTCTTGTTTAATCTAGAAACAATCGATTATCCGATGGCATGCGCAGCGTTGCAGATTGCCAGGAAATTTTGAACGTCGCTAAGGAAGACTTCCTTAACATCTTCAGGAAGTTAATGGATGAATCACATGTCTTTGACAGTGAAAAGACGTCATTCCGCTATTACTGTGAAGCGATCATGGTGTTTCGTCACTTTCAGCTCACAGGAGCTGTGGAGGGCATGACTGTAGGTGCATCTAGTTTAACAGCTTGATGGAGTTTGTCCCCTGAATACGCTGTAATGGTTATTTAGAAATGCATTTAAATACTTTCGATGTTTTCCAGGTGAAAGAGTGGAAGAGTAGAAAGCATATTGGTGGCAGGGCTGTGATTTGCATCCGCCAACACAGATCAAAAACACTACAGATCGTCACacttgccttgacactggaggAGGAAGCTGTAAATCCTTTAGCAGCCAAATGTGTTTTACCATTGTTATTTTTGTATGATACAAATGATATATTACTCACAATGTTTTGCAGTCAAGTAATTGTCTTTCTTGTTCCCACAGTGGTTACAGGCATACTACAAGGAAATTCGCCCTGGATACCTCAAGGATAGTTGTGACAAGTTCTTTATTTCATCCAATGGCAAACCTCTTCACAGGGTCACAAACGATGTCGCCCGACTCCATGAAAGGTCTGTTCCTACCTACATGCAAGTGCTATTTCACCCTATTATCAGACACATCACAATTAACGTTTCATGTCAAATGTTCTTACTGCAGCTACAAACTCCAACCTGCCAGTAGTATTGAGGTCCGAAGGGCTGCTGAGGCACAGGCAGCAGCATTTATGGAGAACCAAAAGGTATGGAATGCCGTTTGATTCAAAATTTCATATATAAATGggtaaatacataaatacatatgGCTGTGTAATAAACCGTGAAAAAAAGAgttggcaataaatatatagatatagcatcatataaatatatagctgaatccatttacgtaaataaatacatgtaggcctacttatttcagaattacatttttcaaaagacatgtatttatttcatgggacttttatttcctattgccacatttatttctttgctgtatttatttccaatccTACATGCAATTGAGAGGGtcgtggttatcttcagactAAAGCAACTGCACTAGGTAATAGGAAGACCTTGTGGGGTACATGGAGAAAAACAAGCTGTAGTGCAGATGCTGGTATTAGTGGTGTCAGAGATGGCATGCTGGCCTTagtgctctacagaacatagacaTCGATGACCAAGTCTTAAATTGTTTGAGACTTATCGAGCACCGTGTTCGTGTGCAAGATGTGCAGGAAGTAACCTCTAGCCagaggcatattcatttttcaacccagcgcttTAGCATGAGTGAAGTAGGCCAATTTACggttttcaggtggtaggctacatcatattcgacgaactatgaaaaataaaccgttgttggcagagtttgcattcaacgtaCCGTACGTTGaatactttaatgaaatgctgccataccacagatttatttgccattttgactaataacaccgacaaagtaggctatggcagagtttgtagttcggcagccaattgtgctcgtgccaaagcgcagattaacgaaaaggaaaacagtaacaacttttcttttaaattatatattttttgagttGCTTTATTTATCTTAAATAATGTCacctacaatttctgtagaacatttatttaattcagcaatggtgacacaagcgggaatcagatctcacactgccataaaGCAGCACGActaaaaaaaatcttagtcgaccaagagcatatcgaccagaaaatcgactagtcgactgagtggggacagccctaaatGTGATAGCTAGTTAGTCTTAACTAAATGCCAAGTCATCACTCGATATCCTGCCCTTGCACACGTTTACTTTAGCTATAGCCATCATACGTACTTGGCTAACATTACACTACAGAAAACTGACCTCGGGGTGTGTTTTAAGATGCCTGATGAAGTTTGATGCTGTTGATCCTGCATCTCTTATTTTCGTGTGACACATTTTTGCATATTGCACTGCGCTTATTCGTTCCTGTGCTTTTAATATCGGTAAAACCAAACAAAATGACAAAAGGCACGTGTGGAGCTGCCATGCTTGCTTGTCCTATTccacgccctctctctcctctcgcttgCTCTAATTTTCTTCTTTCATGCAAAATACTGACAGAAAGCTATAGGAATTTTCGAGGATTTCTGGAGGCCtatgtattttctaatgactcGTATTGTCTACGAGTCTTTACATCTAGACTCCGAGTGAAGTGTCGCAATACGTCGAGTCAAGTCGCAAGTCAATGATAATGTGACTTAAGTGCGACTCGAGTACGAGTCTCTAACTCGAGTCCCCatctattataagaatcacatccaaatcgaatgacattatcttctcccaagacaacaaaatctttctctgttgcaccgttccccactcggcttctacgtaag
This DNA window, taken from Osmerus eperlanus chromosome 6, fOsmEpe2.1, whole genome shotgun sequence, encodes the following:
- the LOC134022735 gene encoding uncharacterized protein LOC134022735, encoding MAERSEKRSINRRLVYCLLCQKPQDALSQHLARVCMKNSTPQERASEVQKAKDSTKNWTRTRIWDYNRICEMLPHLECRSALVKELLGMEYFIRNMPPETMAVHSASDDTSATATICVGTSPPSSPQGTDDRDLPSSDLDERTGDPSWQSVREKMLKAGLYSKFPDDASLISDFKRYLTDSLSITNCQQEVDKVSRFLRYLQPRGDEPNLDFLKKSIETRDYLTRLRLTDMSAATILKYIQNMIRFVGFLKIKLGPGKEGAELHSMCQAYKDLLQTLRKLIVKACVHETVTIKNNRLSDGMRSVADCQEILNVAKEDFLNIFRKLMDESHVFDSEKTSFRYYCEAIMVFRHFQLTGAVEGMTVKEWKSRKHIGGRAVICIRQHRSKTLQIVTLALTLEEEAWLQAYYKEIRPGYLKDSCDKFFISSNGKPLHRVTNDVARLHESYKLQPASSIEVRRAAEAQAAAFMENQKVWNAV